AATATAGTACTAATTGGAAACTCATTAGGTAGTATCTTCTTAGCTAAGTATTTATCAGAGCATAAATTTCCTAAAAATATTTTATCAACTTATCTAGTCTGTCCTCCATTTGATAACACAATAAAAGGAGAGGATTTGGTTGGAGGGTTTGTATTAAAAGATAATATATCTTTAATTGAAGAAAATTCCTCTAATACTACTTTGATGTTCTCAAAAACTGATGAAGTAGTTCCAGTTCTACATGCAAAAAAATACAAAAAGAAATTAAAAAATTCAAATATTCTTATTTATGAAGACAAAAATGGTCATTTCAAAATAAGCAAATTTCCTGAAATAGTTAAGATGATTAAATTAGATATGAAAAGAATTTAATAATAAAAATCGTTCTTTTCTATAATTAATTCTTTGATTTCTACAGGCTTTGTAAGGACTTTAAGCTCATTTGTTCCATATCTAATATAAGGAATGATTGATTTAATTTCATCTCGTCTTAGAGTCATTGTCTGTGAATTCAATCTAAAATCAATTTGTTGTGCATCAAAATCACCATACATAATAATATCAATCACATCATTAAAATTATTAACAGTAAATTTGTAAACATCTTGGTCATTAAAAAATATTTTATTCAAACTATAAGCAAGTTCATAATAACCTTCAGTTTTAAAAACTAATTCATTACTCTCAGAACTAATAATATTTAAAGGAATTTCTCTAGTAATTGCCCTATTAACTGAAGATGTACAATCAGGATTAAAATCATCAATTGTAAAACCATTAACTTCAACTCTAATTGGTTTATTTGAGTCAGTTTCATCATCACAATCTACAACAATATTTAACTCAACTCTTTCCAAAAAATCTTTTTCAACTAGAAAACTAAATTCTTTTTCATTATTACTGTTATCTTGTCTAACTTCAATAATTTTTAATTCTTCAATTTCAAATCTATTCCAATTAAAAAAAGAATACCAATGTGGTTTATCTAATTCAAATTTCAAATTAGTTGCATTTCCAAATTTTTGATTAATAATTAATGGAACTTCGTTACTTCTTGCTTTGTTTCTGTAAATTTCCATACCATTAGCATAAATCACTAAATCTTGATCTCCTGAAACTCTACTAGGATTAAAATATAAAAGAATAGATTTAACAT
The nucleotide sequence above comes from Candidatus Woesearchaeota archaeon. Encoded proteins:
- a CDS encoding alpha/beta hydrolase; translation: MVKEKPQILLIHGGMTFKNQKDYLNYLHNRPISVEKKLRWQLDYLDKKLGKKFEIIRPKMPLQDNAKYEDWKIHLERHFPLLRENIVLIGNSLGSIFLAKYLSEHKFPKNILSTYLVCPPFDNTIKGEDLVGGFVLKDNISLIEENSSNTTLMFSKTDEVVPVLHAKKYKKKLKNSNILIYEDKNGHFKISKFPEIVKMIKLDMKRI